The Tautonia plasticadhaerens nucleotide sequence GTGGATGCTGGGGACTCGATTCTCGAAGCTCCCGGCCGGCCGGGCCGTGCGCTTCCTGCTCCTCGACGCCGGACCGACCCCGAGGGCCTGGTTCCTCCCCTCCGATCTCGCCGACGCCGGGCGGCTCCGGGCGTCCCGAGGCGAGCCGGGGGAGCTGCTCGACTTGCTGGCCGACGCCCGGCCGCTCGTCCTCCGCTCCCGATCTCCCGAGCACCTGGAACTCGACATGGACGCCGAGGGCCCGGGGACCGTGGCCGTGGCCCAGCTCGATTACCCGGAGTGGCATGCCTCGTGGGTCGACCCGGCCGGTGACGCGAACCCGATGGCGATCGACCGGGTCCTCGGGGGGTGGCAGGGGGTGCGAGTGCAGGGGCCGGGACGCCGGACGCTCCGGCTCGACTACGAGGGCCGGGCCGAGCGATGGGGGCTGGTCATCTCGGCGGTCTCCTGGTCAGCATGGGGTCTGGGGCTCGCACTCTCTGCCCGTCGGGGCCGCCGGTCGCCGCGGGCCGGAGCACCGGCCTGAAACATGCCGGGTGCCGGGCCCACCTGGCCGGGGCGGGGCGATCCGCGGATCTCAATCGCGAGAGCGGGATCACTCCGGAGCCTGATTTCCCCGGCCGTGGAATCCGCGATTCGCCATCCAGACTCCTCCCGCCGAACCCCCGCGAGGGACCTTCTCCGATGACCGACGTCGCGATCGTAGGCGCCTCGGGCTACACGGCCCGGGAACTGGTCCAGCTCCTCCTGCGGCATCCGGGGGCCCGGATCCGGGTGGCGACCTCCCGGCAGGACGACGCGCCGAGGCTCGACGCGATGCACCCGTCCCTGGCCGGCCGGATCGACCTGGCCTGCCGGCCGTTCGACGCCGACCTGGTGGCCGAGTCGGCCCGGGTCGCCTTCCTCGCCCTGCCGCACGGGGCGAGCATGGCGGTGACGCCGGAGCTGCGGTCCCGGGGGGTCCGGGTGATCGACCTGAGCGCCGACTACCGCCTGAGCGACCCGAAGGTCTACGCCGACTGGTATGATCACCCGCACACCGACCCTTCCGGGCTCGACGAGGCGGTCTACGGGCTGCCGGAGCTGTTCCGCGAGGCGATCCCGCCGTCGGGGCTGATCGCCAACCCCGGCTGCTACACCTCGACCTCGATCCTCGCCCTGGCCCCCCTGGTGTCGAGGGACCTGATCGGGCGGTCGGGGATCATCATCGACGCCAAGAGCGGCGTCTCGGGGGCGGGGCGGTCGCCGAAGCTGACGACGCACTACCCGGAGTGCAACGAGAGCCTCTCCGCCTACGGCGTGGGACGCCATCGGCACACCCCGGAGATCGAGCAGGTGCTCGGCGAGGTCGGCCGGGAGACCGGAGGGGGGGCGCCGGTCGAGGTGATCTTCACGCCGCATCTCGTGCCGATGGACCGGGGGATCCTGGCCACCGTCTACGCCGAGCCGAAGGGCCCCGTCACCGAGCACGACCTGATGGAGCTGTATCGGGAGTTCTACAAGGCCTGTCCCTTCGTCCGGGTGGTCGGCCGACTCCCCTCCACGAAGGACTCGGCCTACTCGAACTTCTGCGACCTGACCGTCCGGGTCGTCCGGGGCCGGATCCTCGTCATCGCCTGCCTCGACAACCTGCTGAAGGGGGCCGCCGGGGTGGCCGTGCAGAACTTCAACCTG carries:
- the argC gene encoding N-acetyl-gamma-glutamyl-phosphate reductase codes for the protein MTDVAIVGASGYTARELVQLLLRHPGARIRVATSRQDDAPRLDAMHPSLAGRIDLACRPFDADLVAESARVAFLALPHGASMAVTPELRSRGVRVIDLSADYRLSDPKVYADWYDHPHTDPSGLDEAVYGLPELFREAIPPSGLIANPGCYTSTSILALAPLVSRDLIGRSGIIIDAKSGVSGAGRSPKLTTHYPECNESLSAYGVGRHRHTPEIEQVLGEVGRETGGGAPVEVIFTPHLVPMDRGILATVYAEPKGPVTEHDLMELYREFYKACPFVRVVGRLPSTKDSAYSNFCDLTVRVVRGRILVIACLDNLLKGAAGVAVQNFNLMTGHEETTALF